In Astyanax mexicanus isolate ESR-SI-001 unplaced genomic scaffold, AstMex3_surface scaffold_56, whole genome shotgun sequence, the following are encoded in one genomic region:
- the LOC125797839 gene encoding uncharacterized protein LOC125797839, translated as MMSNQSVQVRGFSGTSTSLPKTKPLQVHNDIQTVLHSFLIAPQAPLNICGRDLLMKMGVSILCSPDGLTLTWLSGQQRIRLSGYTEGMYLLQTGQDETVDIYWGLLNDDQPHTPQTLELFQQWAPWIRALAPYAPPADPYHVTLFYDVGGDITYYDTFQSELQDTQWEVQTNGLYCGPEGVAAPVTLTPQQYSWYKMDETAAPHMSLALHPKHEAKQLGPMVKRANAATDWVQTQIPDVMFSISTNTYHIRATNIETVTMEHQLLPRHHGCEDSDHPDSIAMLESLPDVLWSQGPDDVGFVDQPQVSFNMATPEPIWVPQYRHKPEAMASLDKTIQALLQAGVLEQCQSDWNTPILPVPKKEPGQYRMAHDLRAINAALATSTIPVPNPYTTLSELGPDMKWFTCIDLANAFFCVPLAEHCRDVCAFTHRGIQYRYSRLPQGFALSPGLFNQALRRSLDSCNLPEGSILSQYVDDLLVGGTTPETCLNATKAVLECLANAGYKVSRSKLQCCRTRVTFLGRVVTQGSTGMSASHRSTILSHTKPITVRDMLTFLGLAGYSRQYIPDFVGQTQPLRDMVKSLGMRNLSGVLSWTVEAEQAFIAVKQALATAADLSRPDYSLPFFLDVSETDTLVNGVLFQKKEEGRAVLMYLSIPLDLIEKRQPQCTRHVAGLTKLVQKTAHLVAGYPLHILTTHGVVAYINSQMFTLTPLRQRRIHKVLTAPHITYTHQGVNMAEGMLEGPPHECAEKVATQEKVRPDLLATPIPGSWNLWTDGCGYRADTGEIRAGYAVVQETTGETDEFWTVAAKEVKQNPSAQKAELLAVIAALELAEGREVTIYSDSAWVVSAAHVDIPHWKPAGYVTSSGKPVKHQSELMKLEAAIHKPTKVAIVKCKGHQKGDTLVSRGNDAADKAAKKAAGYTEPGNMMILDSNVPWEPIPTGDELRQIQDKATPEEKSMWLAKGASSDSQVWVSKTGRPVLPMSLARAVLEEAHTVAHVGKLQMMRNLKQWWHPFMLPLAVDFISQCQVCHTQNVAKAFKVAPGKFPLPSCHGEHIQIDYTDMIDQIRKYRYLLVVVDRYSGWVEAIPTFKEDARSVCKMLINHWIPQHGFPRRVHSDNGSHFTSKTLQWVEQALGLRHSYGSVYHPASQGQVERMNQNLKAKLAKIKLTTGMNWLDALPIALISIRSSVNRSTGFSPFELVRGVAFPGPQTALKAPSELPHGTANQGYECTEHTGADPRGGQPPRVGHNSVGIPESHKAEVVGTQVDRPIPGGGEDKPRSPAGRQRHLLVSSLPVSAC; from the exons ATGATGAGCAACCAATCCGTGCAGGTCAGGGGCTTCTCGGGGACTTCAACTTCACTGCCAAAGACCAAACCACTCCAGGTGCACAACGACATACAGACTGTCTTACACTCCTTTCTGATTGCACCTCAAGCACCACTGAACATTTGTGGTAGAGACTTATTGATGAAAATGGGTGTTTCCATTTTGTGTTCACCTGATGGCCTGACGCTGACATGGCTAAGCGGGCAGCAACGCATAAGACTTTCTGGATACACCGAGGGCATGTATCTCTTGCAGACTGGTCAAGACGAGACTGTGGACATATACTGGGGACTGTTGAATGATGACCAACCCCACACACCACAAACTCTTGAACTCTTTCAGCAATGGGCACCGTGGATCAGAGCATTGGCACCCTATGCCCCGCCTGCCGACCCGTACCACGTTACCCTGTTCTATGACGTAGGGGGAGACATTACATATTATGACACCTTCCAATCTGAATTGCAAGATACACAGTGGGAGGTCCAAACTAATGGCCTGTATTGTGGTCCTGAAGGAGTGGCAGCTCCTGTTACTTTGACACCACAGCAGTACAGCTGGTACAAAATGGATGAGACTGCAGCACCACACATGTCACTGGCTCTACACCCTAAACATGAGGCTAAGCAATTAGGACCCATGGTCAAACGTGCAAATGCGGCTACAGATTGGGTACAAACTCAGATCCCTGATGTGATGTTTTCCATAAGCACAAACACATATCACATCAGAGCTACTAACATTGAAACTGTTACAATGGAGCACCAGCTCCTGCCACGCCATCATGGCTGTGAAGATTCTGACCACCCAGACTCCATTGCCATGCTGGAATCTCTACCGGATGTTTTGTGGTCACAGGGTCCAGATGATGTAGGTTTTGTGGATCAGCCCCAGGTATCATTTAACATGGCCACACCTGAACCAATTTGGGTACCACAATATAGACACAAACCGGAGGCTATGGCCTCATTGGACAAAACCATTCAGGCACTCTTACAGGCCGGGGTACTGGAGCAATGCCAATCCGATTGGAATACTCCAATTTTGCCAGTACCTAAAAAAGAACCTGGTCAATACCGTATGGCACATGATCTGAGAGCTATAAATGCGGCACTAGCTACTAGCACCATACCAGTCCCAAACCCTTACACAACACTATCAGAACTAGGTCCAGACATGAAATGGTTTACTTGTATCGATTTGGCTAATGCTTTCTTTTGTGTACCATTGGCTGAGCACTGTAGGGACGTATGTGCATTTACACACAGGGGTATTCAGTATCGATACAGTAGATTGCCACAGGGCTTTGCCCTGAGCCCGGGATTGTTCAATCAAGCTCTTAGACGTAGTTTGGACTCTTGTAACCTTCCTGAAGGCTCCATTCTTTCTCAGTATGTCGATGACTTACTGGTTGGCGGCACAACGCCAGAGACGTGCTTAAACGCCACAAAAGCAGTGCTGGAATGTTTGGCCAATGCAGGGTACAAAGTCTCTAGGAGTAAGTTGCAATGTTGTAGAACACGGGTAACTTTTCTGGGGAGAGTGGTCACACAGGGCTCAACAGGCATGTCCGCCTCACACAGATCTACAATTCTGTCACACACTAAACCAATTACGGTTAGGGATATGTTGACATTTTTGGGCCTAGCTGGCTACAGCAGACAATACATTCCTGACTTTGTAGGACAAACGCAACCACTGAGAGACATGGTGAAATCCTTGGGCATGAGAAACCTTAGTGGGgtactttcctggacagtagaagcAGAGCAGGCTTTCATTGCTGTAAAACAAGCTTTAGCGACTGCAGCTGACCTATCTAGACCTGACTACTCTCTTCCAttttttctggatgtttctgaAACAGACACATTGGTTAATGGTGTACTTTTTCAGAAAAAGGAGGAAGGGAGAGCAGTACTTATGTATTTAAGCATCCCACTTGACTTGATTGAGAAAAGACAACCGCAATGCACCAGACATGTAGCAGGACTGACGAAGCTCGTTCAAAAAACTGCACACCTGGTAGCAGGATACCCACTGCACATACTAACAACACATGGCGTGGTAGCATATATAAACTCACAGATGTTCACCCTCACTCCTCTAAGACAGAGACGAATTCATAAAGTTCTGACAGCACCacacatcacatacacacaccaagGAGTCAACATGGCAGAAGGAATGCTAGAAGGTCCACCTCACGAGTGTGCAGAAAAGGTAGCAACACAGGAAAAAGTGAGACCAGACTTACTAGCCACACCAATTCCAGGCTCCTGGAACCTGTGGACTGATGGGTGCGGGTACAGAGCAGACACAGGTGAAATAAGGGCAGGATATGCGGTGGTTCAAGAAACCACAGGGGAAACAGATGAGTTCTGGACTGTAGCAGCAAAAGAGGTAAAACAAAACCCTTCAGCACAAAAAGCTGAGTTGCTAGCAGTAATTGCAGCACTAGAACTAGCTGAGGGTAGAGAGGTGACTATTTACAGCGATTCTGCGTGGGTAGTTTCAGCAGCACATGTAGACATTCCACACTGGAAACCGGCAGGATATGTAACAAGCTCAGGGAAACCTGTAAAACATCAGTCAGAACTGATGAAGCTAGAAGCTGCAATACACAAACCTACAAAGGTAGCTATTGTAAAATGCAAAGGACACCAAAAGGGGGACACCCTAGTGAGCAGAGGAAATGATGCAGCAGACAAAGCAGCAAAAAAGGCAGCTGGTTATACGGAGCCCGGTAACATGATGATATTGGACTCAAATGTCCCTTGGGAGCCGATACCTACAGGGGACGAACTGAGGCAGATTCAGGATAAAGCAACCCCAGAGGAAAAGTCAATGTGGTTAGCCAAGGGAGCAAGCTCAGATAGCCAAGTTTGGGTATCGAAAACAGGGCGACCAGTCTTACCTATGTCACTAGCCAGAGCAGTCCTAGAAGAGGCACACACTGTAGCACATGTAGGAAAACTGCAAATGATGAGGAATTTGAAACAATGGTGGCACCCATTTATGCTGCCCCTGGCAGTAGATTTCATCAGTCAATGCCAAGTTTGCCACACTCAAAATGTAGCAAAAGCATTTAAGGTAGCCCCAGGCAAGTTTCCACTGCCTagttgtcatggtgagcacatcCAGATTGACTATACGGATATGATTGATCAAATCAGAAAATACCGGTACCTCTTGGTAGTGGTAGACAGGTACTCAGGGTGGGTTGAGGCAATTCCTACCTTTAAGGAGGATGCTCGCTCAGTTTGCAAAATGTTGATCAACCACTGGATTCCACAACACGGGTTTCCTAGGAGAGTCCACTCAGATAACGGGTCGCATTTTACCAGCAAAACACTGCAGTGGGTGGAGCAAGCGTTGGGCTTGCGCCATAGCTATGGTTCTGTATATCACCCCGCCTCACAGGGTCAGGTGGAGCGGATGAATCAAAATTTGAAGGCCAAACTAGCAAAAATTAAACTGACCACAGGCATGAATTGGCTTGATGCCTTACCAATTGCCCTGATCAGCATTAGGAGTTCAGTGAACAGAAgcacaggcttctccccatttGAGCTGGTCAGAGGCGTAGCATTCCCGGGGCCGCAGACTGCACTAAAAGCCCCATCAGAACTACCTCATGGCACTGCCAACCAAGGTTACGAGT GTACAGAACACACGGGAGCAGACCCCAGAGGAGGACAACCCCCCCGAGTTGGCCATAACTCCGTGGGTATACCTGAGAGTCATAAAGCGGAAGTGGTCGGAACCCAGGTGGACAGGCCCATTCCGGGTGGCGGAGAGGACAAGCCACGCAGTCCGGCTGGACGGCAAAGGCACCTCCTGGTATCATCTCTCCCAGTGTCGGCCTGCTGA